In Hymenobacter sublimis, a single genomic region encodes these proteins:
- a CDS encoding MlaD family protein encodes MSKEIKVALLGIVAVALLVVGFNFLKGSNILSTDRTFYAKYDNVDGLNVGNPVILNGIKVGQVKEMTLVPEEGNRVKVAVELQKGVTVGDSTVASLSGSLLGSKTITLFLGKNSKVYDGGEELKSYTVASITDAFQAKALPVLGTVDSTLIKVNGFLNKDAKVSLQATLQNAQGSTEALKNLLLMNQRNINQITTNMARLTGELNKTSAKFDRIAANFSTLSDSLKNAPVGPAMRKLNATMTEAQGTMTTLNRSLTDQKGSLGKLISDTLLYNNLNATAASSNNLIKDLQANPKRYVHFSVFGGGKDKTKKEVETTTVKPNGTVTETESKTTVK; translated from the coding sequence GTGTCGAAAGAAATAAAAGTAGCCCTGTTGGGCATCGTTGCTGTCGCCTTGCTAGTTGTGGGCTTCAACTTTTTAAAGGGCAGCAATATCCTGTCGACGGACCGTACCTTCTACGCCAAGTATGACAACGTGGACGGCCTGAACGTAGGCAACCCCGTCATTCTGAACGGCATTAAGGTGGGCCAAGTCAAGGAAATGACTCTGGTGCCGGAAGAAGGCAACCGGGTGAAAGTGGCCGTGGAACTGCAGAAGGGCGTCACGGTCGGCGACTCCACCGTAGCCAGCCTGAGCGGCTCGTTGCTGGGCTCAAAAACCATCACGCTTTTTCTGGGCAAGAACAGCAAGGTCTATGACGGCGGCGAGGAGCTAAAGTCCTACACCGTGGCCAGCATCACCGACGCCTTTCAGGCCAAGGCCCTACCCGTGCTGGGCACCGTCGATTCGACCCTGATTAAGGTGAACGGCTTTCTGAACAAGGATGCTAAGGTGAGCCTGCAGGCGACCCTGCAGAACGCCCAGGGTAGCACTGAGGCCCTGAAAAATCTGCTGCTGATGAACCAGCGCAACATCAACCAGATTACCACCAACATGGCCCGCCTGACCGGGGAGCTGAATAAGACCAGCGCCAAGTTCGACCGGATTGCGGCCAACTTCTCTACCCTCAGCGATTCGCTGAAGAACGCGCCAGTGGGGCCGGCCATGCGCAAGCTCAACGCCACCATGACGGAGGCCCAGGGCACGATGACTACCCTGAACCGTTCCCTCACCGACCAGAAGGGCTCCCTTGGCAAGCTGATCAGCGATACGCTGCTCTACAACAACCTCAATGCCACGGCCGCCAGCTCCAATAACTTGATTAAGGACTTGCAAGCCAACCCCAAGCGCTACGTGCACTTCTCGGTGTTCGGTGGGGGGAAGGATAAAACCAAAAAGGAGGTTGAAACCACCACCGTGAAGCCCAACGGCACCGTCACCGAAACCGAATCTAAAACGACCGTTAAATAG
- a CDS encoding N-acetylmuramoyl-L-alanine amidase family protein: MRNIVALGTVALLFLAGPTSSSPPQAPAGSGQPPYRYRLRTVVLDAGHGGKDRGCAGVKAREADVALKIILALGRQIEENMPDVKVVYTRKTDVFVELADRAGIANKNNADLFISVHCNASAPAANGTEVWTMGPHKTDANLSVAKRENAVILQEENYQERYNGFDPTSPQSHILFSLYQSAHMVNSIRFAQKVDRQFRTTVNRPSRGVKQAGFLVLWKSTMPAVLIESGFLTNRQEELYLNDKTNQSYMASGIYRAFRDYKNELEANTGE, translated from the coding sequence GTGCGGAATATTGTCGCTCTGGGCACGGTGGCCCTGTTATTTCTCGCCGGCCCTACTTCTTCTTCCCCCCCGCAGGCTCCGGCCGGGAGCGGGCAGCCCCCGTATCGGTATCGGCTGCGCACCGTTGTGCTCGATGCCGGCCACGGCGGCAAAGACCGGGGCTGCGCCGGCGTGAAGGCCCGGGAAGCAGATGTAGCCCTGAAAATTATTCTGGCTCTGGGACGGCAGATCGAGGAAAACATGCCCGACGTGAAGGTGGTCTACACCCGCAAGACGGACGTATTTGTGGAGCTAGCCGACCGCGCCGGCATCGCCAATAAAAACAACGCCGACCTTTTTATTTCCGTCCACTGCAATGCTAGCGCCCCGGCGGCCAACGGCACGGAAGTCTGGACCATGGGGCCGCACAAAACCGACGCCAACCTCTCGGTGGCCAAGCGCGAAAATGCGGTAATTCTGCAGGAAGAAAACTACCAGGAGCGCTACAACGGCTTCGACCCTACCTCACCCCAGAGCCACATCCTGTTTTCCCTCTACCAGAGCGCCCACATGGTGAACAGCATCCGGTTTGCCCAGAAGGTTGACCGGCAGTTCCGCACCACCGTGAACCGGCCCTCCCGCGGGGTAAAGCAAGCGGGCTTCCTGGTGCTGTGGAAATCCACCATGCCTGCCGTGCTGATTGAGTCCGGCTTCCTAACTAACCGCCAAGAAGAATTGTACTTGAACGATAAGACCAATCAGTCGTATATGGCCTCGGGTATTTACCGCGCCTTCCGCGACTACAAAAATGAGCTGGAAGCTAACACCGGGGAATAA
- a CDS encoding putative LPS assembly protein LptD, with protein sequence MYNSIESALSPLLRLPLLFTLLFSLGLLRPGQAQQRPRTSSVLEDVRPAPQILNAPKPGAPVRTDTTRLVSGTPDSLNVAAGGRKGAVETTVKYKAQDSIRFEVQNKRAILYDKADVDYGDMNLKAALITVDYSRNLVTAEGRADSTGKVRDRPLFKQGSQNYQAGRIDYNLKSKRGRITDVVTQQGEGFVHAETIKKNDRNELFGVRGRYTTCNLENPHFFINASKMKVIPGEKVVTGPFNLVIGDIPTPLGFLFGYFPTPKSNKRASGFIIPTFGQAADRGFFLRNGGYYWAANEHIGVRLTGDLYSGNGDRLGGWRGTAEVQYITRYRYNGLFNFNYSSQPTERLLGTTDANTNPNYNIPRSSRNFALAWNHTPVARPGGGRFSANVNISSNNYYRQNSYNQRLYLTPAFQSNITYSKQLRNLPINYNVNLGQNQNTQSGTMDFTLPDVTVGLARQYVYELLGLESRGRIFEQLAFSYDLRYQNQLSNALPARVINSGAIPLIGGSTQVSTLPVRFSNLDKLLRNSQTGMQHNFSITLGSYTLLKHFNLNPTVTYGENWYFKKLNYEYIPEARAVQIDTLRQFNRLYSYTFGANLGTSFYGTFVRKGTHKIQALRHKVTPNLTFNYSPAPSRDNPAFQGVRLDGLRDPLTGLLYSEGQVYRDNRGFLLPRYSNSVYDPPTTTEVRRLSFFLQNSVEMKVRNSEDTTGTTPFKKVSLIDGLDFNIGYDFVKESFQLDPLNVTFHTQVARKLGVTINGNFDFYQRDSLSRPIDKFLWQQKSFRLARLATANASLSYQFNPAQGNRKSTIRRDVAPVNDPSLGSPTRIDPYEDYVDFSIPWDLNTSFTLSYADQGPLPARDNRIRRSAYTAASLNLNGSVKLTETLRFGFSTNYDFVNKTPAFTNLDITKDLHCWQITGNWRPFGPTRGYFVTIAAKSSLLQDLKLSRNKTFLNY encoded by the coding sequence GTGTACAATTCTATAGAGAGTGCACTTTCGCCGCTATTGCGGCTGCCGCTGCTATTTACGCTACTGTTCAGCCTAGGCCTACTACGCCCGGGGCAGGCTCAGCAGCGCCCCCGCACGAGCAGCGTGCTGGAGGACGTACGGCCGGCGCCCCAGATTCTGAACGCCCCCAAACCTGGCGCCCCCGTGCGCACCGACACGACTCGGCTGGTGAGCGGCACGCCTGATTCGCTGAACGTAGCTGCGGGCGGCCGCAAGGGAGCCGTGGAAACTACCGTCAAGTACAAGGCCCAGGACTCCATTCGGTTTGAGGTGCAAAACAAGCGCGCCATTCTCTACGACAAGGCCGACGTGGACTACGGCGACATGAACCTGAAGGCCGCCCTGATTACGGTAGACTACAGCCGCAACTTGGTAACGGCGGAGGGCCGGGCCGATTCCACGGGCAAGGTGCGCGACCGGCCCTTATTTAAGCAGGGTTCCCAGAACTACCAGGCTGGCCGTATCGACTACAACCTCAAAAGCAAGCGCGGCCGCATCACGGATGTGGTAACCCAGCAGGGCGAAGGCTTTGTGCATGCCGAAACCATTAAAAAGAACGACCGGAACGAGCTGTTCGGGGTGCGTGGGCGCTACACTACCTGCAACCTCGAAAACCCGCACTTTTTCATCAATGCTTCCAAAATGAAGGTGATTCCCGGCGAGAAAGTCGTGACGGGGCCTTTCAACCTAGTTATCGGGGATATTCCTACCCCCTTGGGCTTTCTGTTCGGGTACTTTCCTACCCCCAAAAGCAACAAGCGGGCTTCGGGCTTCATCATTCCCACATTCGGGCAGGCTGCCGACCGGGGCTTCTTCCTGCGCAATGGCGGCTACTATTGGGCGGCCAACGAACACATTGGGGTGCGCCTAACCGGCGACCTTTACTCCGGCAACGGCGACCGGCTTGGGGGCTGGCGCGGCACGGCCGAGGTGCAGTACATCACGCGCTACCGCTACAACGGACTGTTCAATTTCAATTACAGCTCCCAGCCTACCGAGCGCCTGTTGGGTACTACCGATGCTAATACCAACCCGAATTATAACATTCCGCGCTCCTCGCGCAACTTCGCGCTGGCCTGGAACCATACCCCGGTAGCACGTCCGGGCGGTGGTCGGTTCTCGGCCAACGTGAACATCAGCAGCAACAACTATTACCGGCAGAACTCTTACAACCAGCGCCTCTACCTCACGCCGGCCTTCCAGTCTAACATCACGTATTCCAAGCAGCTGCGCAACCTACCCATCAACTACAACGTCAACCTCGGCCAAAACCAGAACACCCAGTCGGGCACCATGGACTTTACCTTACCCGACGTGACCGTGGGCTTGGCCCGGCAGTACGTGTATGAGCTCCTGGGTCTGGAGTCGCGGGGCCGGATCTTTGAGCAGCTGGCTTTTTCTTATGACCTGCGTTACCAGAATCAGCTATCCAACGCCCTGCCGGCCCGCGTAATTAATAGCGGCGCCATTCCCCTGATTGGCGGCTCCACTCAAGTTTCCACGCTACCGGTTCGCTTCAGCAACCTCGATAAGCTGCTGCGCAACTCCCAAACCGGCATGCAGCACAACTTCAGTATTACCTTGGGTAGCTACACCCTGCTGAAGCATTTCAATCTGAACCCAACGGTTACTTACGGCGAAAACTGGTACTTCAAGAAACTCAACTACGAGTACATTCCCGAAGCCCGCGCGGTGCAGATTGATACCCTACGGCAGTTCAACCGCCTTTATAGCTACACGTTCGGCGCCAACCTGGGCACATCTTTCTACGGTACCTTCGTACGCAAAGGCACGCACAAAATCCAGGCGCTGCGGCATAAAGTGACCCCAAACCTCACCTTTAACTATTCCCCGGCCCCCAGTCGGGACAATCCTGCTTTCCAGGGCGTGCGGCTGGACGGTCTGCGGGACCCCTTGACCGGGCTACTATACTCCGAAGGTCAGGTGTACAGAGACAACCGGGGCTTTTTGCTCCCGCGCTACAGCAACTCGGTGTACGACCCACCTACAACCACCGAGGTGCGCCGCTTAAGCTTTTTCCTACAGAACTCAGTGGAAATGAAAGTGCGCAACTCTGAGGATACGACGGGTACTACCCCATTCAAAAAGGTAAGCCTCATTGATGGCCTTGATTTTAACATAGGCTATGATTTCGTCAAAGAATCGTTCCAACTGGACCCGTTGAACGTCACGTTCCATACGCAGGTAGCACGTAAGCTGGGCGTAACCATTAACGGTAACTTCGATTTCTATCAGCGGGATTCCTTGAGCCGCCCAATCGACAAATTCTTGTGGCAGCAGAAGAGCTTCCGGCTAGCGCGCTTGGCTACTGCCAACGCCTCCCTGAGCTACCAGTTCAACCCGGCTCAGGGCAACCGCAAGTCCACAATTCGCCGCGACGTAGCCCCCGTGAACGATCCGTCGTTGGGCTCCCCTACCCGCATTGACCCGTACGAGGATTACGTGGACTTTTCGATTCCGTGGGATTTGAACACCTCCTTCACCTTGTCGTACGCCGATCAGGGGCCACTCCCCGCGCGCGACAACCGCATCCGGCGCAGCGCCTACACGGCGGCCTCACTGAACCTAAATGGCTCAGTAAAGCTCACCGAAACCCTGCGCTTCGGCTTCAGCACCAACTACGACTTCGTTAATAAGACGCCAGCCTTTACCAACCTGGACATTACCAAGGACCTGCACTGCTGGCAGATTACCGGCAACTGGCGGCCGTTTGGACCCACACGCGGCTATTTTGTAACCATTGCCGCCAAGTCTTCCCTGCTTCAGGATCTGAAACTGAGCCGCAACAAAACCTTCCTGAACTACTAG
- the panB gene encoding 3-methyl-2-oxobutanoate hydroxymethyltransferase — MSQHKEVKLVTTHQLLAMKQRGEKISMLTAYDFSMAQILDGAGVDVLLVGDSASNVMAGHETTLPITLDQMIYHAQSVVRAVKRAFVVVDMPFGSYQGNSSEALRSAIRIMKESGGHGIKLEGGAEIKDSITRILTAGIPVMGHLGLTPQSIYKFGTYTVRAKEEAEAQKLIEDALLLEEIGCFALVLEKIPSSLAKQVAEKLTIPVIGIGAGPDVDGQVLVVHDMLGITKEFKPRFLRRYADLGNLMHDAVQRYIQDVKSRDFPSQDEAY; from the coding sequence ATGTCTCAGCACAAAGAAGTCAAACTCGTGACCACGCACCAGTTGCTGGCCATGAAGCAGCGCGGTGAGAAAATATCCATGCTCACGGCCTACGACTTCTCCATGGCCCAAATTCTGGACGGGGCGGGCGTGGACGTGCTCCTCGTAGGTGACTCGGCCTCTAACGTGATGGCCGGCCACGAAACGACCCTCCCCATCACTCTGGACCAGATGATTTACCATGCCCAGAGCGTGGTGCGGGCCGTAAAGCGGGCGTTTGTGGTGGTGGACATGCCTTTTGGCTCCTACCAGGGCAATTCTTCGGAGGCTCTGCGTTCGGCTATCCGCATCATGAAAGAGTCGGGGGGGCACGGCATCAAGCTGGAAGGCGGCGCTGAAATCAAGGACAGCATTACCCGTATCCTGACGGCGGGCATCCCGGTGATGGGGCACCTCGGCCTTACTCCCCAAAGTATTTATAAATTTGGCACCTACACGGTGCGGGCCAAAGAGGAAGCCGAGGCACAGAAGCTAATTGAAGACGCCCTGCTGCTAGAAGAAATTGGCTGTTTTGCCCTCGTGCTGGAAAAAATACCTTCCAGCTTGGCTAAGCAGGTAGCCGAGAAACTTACTATTCCGGTTATCGGTATCGGCGCCGGCCCCGATGTAGATGGGCAGGTACTGGTGGTGCACGACATGCTGGGCATTACCAAGGAGTTTAAGCCCCGCTTCCTGCGCCGTTACGCTGACCTAGGCAACCTAATGCACGACGCCGTGCAGCGCTACATTCAAGACGTAAAATCACGCGACTTCCCGAGCCAGGACGAAGCGTATTAA
- a CDS encoding RluA family pseudouridine synthase — protein MNRPNLWSERKEILFEDNHLLIINKPAGLLVQGDATGDEPLSAKAEEYLRFKYKKPGAAFVGVAHRLDRPVSGVVALAKTSKALSRLNEMFRDNKVHKTYWALTGKCPEPTTGHLTHWLVKDPIRNTTKAYTERHGQGLKSDLDYQVLGQAGSRWLVQVNPITGRPHQIRVQLSSGLGTPIVGDVKYGFLAPLPDVSIALHARQLELQHPVTKEEMCFKAPLPDVAHWEAAEAYY, from the coding sequence GTGAATCGTCCGAATCTGTGGTCGGAGCGGAAGGAAATTCTGTTCGAAGACAACCATCTGCTCATTATTAATAAGCCCGCCGGTCTGCTCGTGCAGGGCGATGCTACCGGCGACGAGCCGCTTTCTGCCAAAGCCGAAGAATATCTGCGCTTTAAGTATAAAAAGCCCGGAGCGGCCTTCGTGGGCGTAGCTCACCGCCTCGACCGGCCCGTGAGCGGGGTGGTGGCCCTAGCCAAAACCAGCAAGGCCCTGAGTCGGCTGAACGAAATGTTCCGTGACAATAAGGTGCACAAGACCTATTGGGCCCTGACCGGCAAATGCCCCGAGCCGACGACCGGCCACCTCACGCACTGGCTGGTAAAAGACCCCATTCGCAATACCACCAAGGCCTACACCGAGCGCCACGGCCAGGGCCTGAAATCAGATCTGGACTACCAGGTGCTGGGGCAGGCGGGTTCGCGCTGGCTGGTACAGGTCAACCCCATTACCGGCCGGCCCCACCAGATTCGGGTGCAGCTCAGCTCCGGCCTGGGCACGCCTATCGTTGGCGACGTCAAATACGGCTTCCTAGCTCCCCTGCCCGACGTGAGCATTGCCCTGCACGCCCGGCAGCTAGAGCTTCAGCATCCCGTTACTAAGGAAGAAATGTGCTTCAAGGCTCCCCTACCCGACGTTGCACACTGGGAAGCCGCCGAAGCCTACTACTAG
- a CDS encoding acyl-CoA desaturase: protein MAILFFFVAHYYLSLFTQTFYLHRYAAHKMFTMNKFWERFFFLFTYICQGSSFLSPRAYALLHRMHHAYSDTELDPHSPLYSSNAFTMMWKTKNIYNAVLNRNYAAAERFEGDYPEWDAIEKLGDKWYSRIGWGALYVLFYVQFATAWWQFLLLPLHFLMGPIHGAIVNWGGHKYGYQNFDNHDHSKNTLPFDFLAFGELFQNNHHKLPMRVNFGVKKWELDPTYMFIWSLDKIGVVKVKRKWQEPVNMAA, encoded by the coding sequence ATGGCGATACTCTTCTTTTTCGTAGCGCACTACTACCTGTCGCTCTTTACGCAGACGTTCTACCTGCACCGGTACGCGGCCCACAAGATGTTCACGATGAACAAGTTTTGGGAGCGGTTCTTCTTCCTGTTCACCTATATCTGCCAGGGCTCTTCGTTCCTTTCGCCCCGGGCGTACGCGCTGTTGCACCGCATGCACCACGCCTACTCTGATACCGAGCTGGACCCCCACTCCCCGCTGTACTCGTCTAACGCTTTCACGATGATGTGGAAGACGAAGAACATCTACAACGCCGTGCTCAACCGCAACTACGCCGCCGCGGAGCGCTTCGAGGGCGACTACCCTGAGTGGGACGCCATTGAGAAACTAGGCGACAAGTGGTACTCCCGCATCGGCTGGGGCGCCCTGTACGTGCTGTTTTACGTGCAGTTTGCTACGGCGTGGTGGCAGTTTCTGCTGCTACCCCTGCACTTCCTGATGGGCCCGATTCACGGCGCTATTGTGAACTGGGGCGGCCACAAATACGGCTACCAGAACTTTGATAACCACGACCACTCTAAAAACACGCTGCCCTTCGACTTCCTAGCCTTCGGCGAGCTGTTTCAGAACAACCACCACAAGCTGCCCATGCGCGTCAATTTCGGCGTGAAGAAGTGGGAGCTGGACCCTACCTACATGTTTATCTGGAGCCTGGATAAAATTGGGGTGGTGAAAGTGAAACGTAAGTGGCAGGAGCCCGTGAACATGGCAGCTTAG
- a CDS encoding 30S ribosomal protein S16 has protein sequence MAVKIRLARRGRKKAAQFDIVVADSRSPRDGRFIEKIGTYNPQTNPATINFDGDKAFDWIMKGAQPTDTVRAMLSYRGVLYRKHLQLGVIKGAISQDVADQRFTEWKEQKDAKIEGKRTSLGTAKEEARQQRLAAETKVNAARAEAQRAKQAALEAANAPAAPAAEGETTDAEASADTTEEAGA, from the coding sequence ATGGCAGTTAAAATCCGCCTCGCCCGTCGTGGCCGCAAAAAGGCCGCTCAGTTCGACATCGTTGTTGCCGACTCCCGCTCGCCCCGCGACGGCCGCTTCATCGAGAAAATCGGTACCTACAACCCCCAGACTAACCCCGCTACCATCAACTTCGATGGTGATAAGGCGTTCGACTGGATTATGAAGGGTGCCCAGCCCACGGATACCGTGCGTGCTATGCTTTCTTACCGTGGCGTGCTCTACCGCAAGCACCTGCAGCTCGGCGTCATCAAAGGCGCCATCTCGCAGGACGTTGCTGACCAGCGCTTCACCGAGTGGAAAGAGCAGAAAGATGCTAAAATCGAAGGCAAGCGCACCAGCCTGGGCACTGCCAAGGAAGAAGCTCGTCAGCAGCGTCTGGCCGCGGAAACCAAGGTAAATGCAGCTCGTGCTGAAGCCCAGCGCGCGAAGCAAGCCGCTCTGGAGGCTGCCAACGCCCCGGCTGCTCCGGCAGCCGAAGGCGAAACGACCGATGCTGAAGCTTCGGCCGACACCACTGAGGAAGCTGGCGCCTAG
- the rimM gene encoding ribosome maturation factor RimM (Essential for efficient processing of 16S rRNA), translating to MTLDDCYELGSVVKPHGLKGFVVAAFDVDNLDDYRKLKSVLVELPTAPGKLTDYAVEKLQPQSDARALLKFKGIDRIEDAEPLRNAKLWRPLTELPNLAEDQFYFHDVVGYLVVDEQLGELGTVETFYELPQQDVLSMRYKGVEVLIPVVDELVKQADQAARKLFVNLPEGLLDVYLTPASRERDEPDEFVEP from the coding sequence ATGACTCTCGACGACTGCTACGAGCTGGGTTCGGTGGTAAAGCCCCACGGCCTCAAAGGGTTTGTGGTAGCCGCCTTCGACGTAGATAACCTCGACGATTACCGCAAGCTGAAATCTGTGCTGGTGGAGTTGCCCACCGCTCCGGGTAAGCTCACGGACTACGCCGTGGAAAAGCTCCAGCCGCAGAGCGACGCGCGGGCCTTGCTCAAGTTCAAGGGTATCGACCGCATCGAAGATGCCGAGCCGCTCCGCAATGCCAAGCTCTGGCGCCCTCTAACGGAACTGCCAAATCTAGCCGAAGATCAGTTCTACTTTCATGATGTAGTTGGCTACCTAGTAGTTGATGAGCAACTGGGAGAGCTGGGTACGGTAGAAACCTTCTACGAACTGCCGCAGCAAGACGTACTGTCGATGCGCTATAAGGGAGTTGAGGTTCTGATTCCGGTAGTGGATGAACTGGTTAAGCAGGCCGATCAAGCGGCGCGTAAGCTGTTTGTGAACCTGCCGGAGGGTTTGCTCGACGTGTATCTGACGCCCGCCTCCCGGGAGCGGGACGAGCCCGATGAATTCGTAGAACCGTAG
- the trmD gene encoding tRNA (guanosine(37)-N1)-methyltransferase TrmD, with amino-acid sequence MRIDIVTCQPDLLVSPFAHSIVKRAQDKGLAEIHLHDLRRYAINKHGQIDDYVFGGGAGMVLRVEPIAACFDELLAQRSYEAVIYMTPDGDTLRQPLVNRLSLAGNLLILCGHYKGVDERIRQAYITHEISVGDYVLSGGELGAAILVDAVVRLLPGVLGNEESALSDSFQDNLLAPPVYTRPAEWRGLSVPEILLSGNTPKIDIWRHEQALIRTQQRRPDLLQE; translated from the coding sequence ATGCGTATTGACATTGTCACGTGCCAGCCGGATTTGCTGGTCAGCCCCTTTGCTCACTCCATCGTGAAGCGCGCACAGGACAAAGGCTTGGCCGAAATTCATTTGCACGACCTGCGCCGCTACGCCATCAACAAGCATGGTCAGATCGACGACTACGTGTTTGGGGGCGGGGCTGGCATGGTACTGCGCGTGGAGCCAATTGCGGCCTGTTTCGATGAGCTATTGGCGCAACGTTCCTACGAGGCCGTTATCTACATGACGCCTGACGGGGATACGTTGCGGCAGCCACTGGTAAACCGACTGTCCTTGGCGGGCAACTTGCTCATTCTTTGCGGCCACTACAAGGGCGTAGACGAGCGAATCCGCCAGGCCTACATCACCCACGAAATCAGCGTTGGTGACTACGTACTGAGCGGAGGCGAGCTAGGCGCAGCTATTCTGGTCGATGCCGTGGTTCGGCTGCTGCCCGGAGTACTCGGCAACGAGGAATCTGCCCTGAGCGACTCGTTTCAGGATAACCTACTGGCGCCGCCTGTATACACTCGGCCAGCTGAATGGCGGGGCTTATCGGTGCCAGAAATTTTGCTTTCGGGTAACACCCCGAAAATTGATATCTGGCGCCATGAGCAAGCTCTGATCCGCACCCAACAGCGGCGGCCAGATTTATTGCAAGAGTGA
- the rplS gene encoding 50S ribosomal protein L19: MSVLLDFIQQESQERRASFPQFAAGDTINVHVKIREGNKERVQQFQGVVIQRKNTNSNGETFTVRKISNQIGTERIFPLLSPNIDKIEVVRRGKVRRARLFYLRGLSGKAARIKEKRATVAKATA, translated from the coding sequence ATGAGCGTACTACTCGATTTTATCCAGCAGGAATCCCAGGAGCGCCGCGCCAGCTTCCCCCAATTTGCCGCCGGTGACACCATCAACGTCCACGTGAAAATTCGCGAGGGCAACAAGGAGCGTGTTCAGCAGTTCCAGGGCGTTGTTATCCAGCGCAAGAATACCAATTCGAACGGCGAAACCTTCACGGTTCGTAAGATTTCGAACCAGATCGGCACTGAGCGTATCTTCCCCCTCCTGTCGCCCAACATCGACAAGATTGAGGTAGTGCGTCGCGGTAAAGTGCGTCGTGCTCGTCTGTTCTACCTGCGTGGCCTGTCGGGCAAAGCTGCTCGTATCAAAGAAAAGCGTGCTACCGTAGCTAAGGCTACTGCGTAA